GAGCTGCGATAAAGTTACTTCTGATTCAAAGATCAGATAGAACGCACTGGAGTTGCTGGGGTAGATTATGAGCCCGTTTAGATAACGAATTATCACCATCTGCACTGAAAAACAACTGCTGGACTCTGGTTTCATTAATCTTAATGATGTGAGCTCATTCCTGACTCAACAAGGCAAAGGTTACGAGCACTTAATCCAGATGTACGTCATTGTCATCGTCTTACTTGAGAAGTCAGCCAGCGCGTTCATGCGTCtggtccacagcagcagcgtcaggtACAGGAGGCTGTGGCTCCAGTCGAGTCCGTGGCAGGGACGCGTCCAGCTCATGGCTGCGGGCTACAGGACCTCATTACGAACCCCAATTAAAAAGGCTGAATGAGTCCACCTGTCCGCGACGCGAAGCCTCATCTTCAGACGCGGCGTCCGAGCTTCATCCATGTGAGGATCAGCCCgagcagacacagagcagcGCCTGTTTGCTGCCTAACGCGCGCCAGCCCGAGTAGTAATGGACCACGGAGGCGCTTAGAAATAGCAGCTGCGCAACAAGTTGCTCAGAACTGACGGGCGAGGTGAATAACCCGACGCTGGCTGCTACGCACAGCCCGACTCTGCTTCGCTCTCCAACGCCGCGGATTTGTGAATGGATGCACGTGGAAACTGAAAGCGACCTACAGTAACAGCTGAGCAGGAATTATAGCGTGGGCGTGGCagataaaactattttaaaggGGAGAGGGCCGGCACACTCATTGGTGTGACGCAAAGGCGATGAGCAGCCTCTTCACTTcaggtcttttattttgttaatccATTCCCCCATCACTTCCTGCTACTGTAACCAAAGAAGGTgaattttttaaatgtaaagttaTGGCGACATTGTTTAAATCAGTGTGAATACGTCCATTGGTAAGAGATCAGACAGCACAAATAGAGTTGATGTCAAAGTTTATATGTAAAAGTTTTGTTATTCCTCTAAGTTGCCTTTTGTGGTCTGAGGAGAGAAGTGAGTGATGTGTTGCTTCTGTTTCTTTTCATGATCCATTGATGCCTCGGCCTCGTGGTGCCTTTGAATGGCGCTGGAGGGGGGCTACTGGGCAAACAGCACCCCAGTCTGCATCCATGACCCACTCCATGGTAACCAGTCAGGTCTCCATGTCAGACTGGAGTCAATCTGACAGAGATGTTGGGGTCTCCATTCGTGGTGGGGCTGCATCAGGGGGTGACACTTTGCATGCAGACTGGCAACGGGCCCCAAGATGGTCCCAGTCTCTGTATTTTAGCTTTAGGCTCTAAAGGAGTGGCTCCTTTCTGTGCCGTTATCCCTCTAAAGCCCATGGAATGTTGTTGTCAAACTCAAAGAGTTTCCTGCACTTTGTTTTTACATGTATATGTTAAACAGGAAAGTAAATATTGCACTTTACAGAATATGTTTGCTGAGTGAAGGATACAGATACATAGATTCCTACTTTTCACTACTTTAAAAGATTTTTATTGAATAACAAagttctgcctgtgtttgagTGGTGGATGCTTTGATCTATTAAAACGCCTCACGATAGTCTGAAAAACTCAAATTAGAATCAATCACCAATCCATCAGTGAGATTACAACAAGTAAACAAGATGTGATTAATGGGAATGATGTTTTgtaacaaacaggaaaacaagtaGATAAAAAAAAGTTGGTTTATGTTTTCTCCTGACGGTCAAGTGACTCATTTGAGATGCTTGGAaatgtaaacacagcagaaaagaattaattggtattttttttctatcagTCTGCAGGCACTATTATtacacaataaaaatatataattactTATGGAATTTTCAATTACTGCAAAAATGCAGTACAGTTATGGGAAACATTGTTCACTTGAAATCCACATTCATCTCCAATTTAGAATCAAGTGCAGCctgtgaatgaaaaaaaaataaaataaaataaagagagGCTTCACTCTATATAAATAGTAACATTTTAGAAAACTCACCAATTCCCTTTTTGCTTCTTCTATTTTCACCTGAGCCAGTGATGGACTCTGTTACAGTCAAGAAAAGAAAGCAAATTTAGTCAAGATGGTTTTGAGAAATGTGAGGATGGGTTGAGTTGGTTTGTGGTCGCTGAGGCTTTCACTAGACAGACGTACTGGGCTTAGGTCCATGTAGGGCTCCAGTTTCTTTTTCAAGGGGATTATTTCTTGTTTCAGCGCGTTGACgtcctgcagagagaaaaataaGATGACACACGTTGAACCCTGGAAGCAGACGGTCACCTTTTCATTTCCATGGCAATAACGGTGGCGCATGAGTCTCAATACCTTAGAGAGCTGCACAACAGCCTGGTGGGTGATAGACTTATCCATGTTCCTGGCTACAAGTTGAGCCTGTAGGATTAATAAAATACAAGTGCTAGGTGAGAGGCCTGTCATGTCTGCTGCTACATGCATTTTTAAGCCTCTAAAATTCTTCTCATTGCTAAATAAAGCTTTCCCTTTTGGTAGGTATCGTTatgcctttgtgttttattggttGGCATCTTCTCTCACTTGTGGCTAAGGACAATAATTTATACATCCTTCAGCTGAATATCAATTTGTCATTAGGACACTGTTGACTCATTCTCCTCCCAGACCAGCCTTTCTACTAAAACTAAATATCTgaggaaaaactgaaaaacaatgaGCTATGTATCTTCAACCTGAATGGCAATATAACAGCATTACTGgttctgtattattattattactacatcGACACATATCACACATACTTCTGCTCTCTCTCGTCGGACTCTCAGCTCTTTTGCCTTTGCCTTCACAAAATCCATGTTGAGTAGCCTCTCCTCCGCTTTAGCACTTTCCACTGCCTGACATTTCACAGTTTTGTTAATGTCCCTgaacacaaaaaaagacaatgatGACACATGACATAAACAGCAGAAGGTTTGCGTGTACTGTTTTGGCAAGTGGTGACATAAAGCATGCAACAGCAATGTTGGAAAGCATGCAAGTGCATCGTCTTCTACATCCATGGTCTTACTCTTGTAAGTTGCTCCGCAGCACAAGAGTAGCACCGAGTCTCTTCCTGAGGGCTCGGAGTTCACGCTCTAGTTTTCTGTTGGACTTCTCAGCTTCCAGAAGTTCGTTGGTGAGGCTATTCACTGCTGGCATAAAACTACACAAGAAATTAAATCTTAAAAATATTTCGATGCCATTTTATGGGCTTAAAATACAATGACAGCATACCAGCCCAGTGATGTTTCACGCACGCCGAGCACCATTGCATTGTCCACTAATGCAGACAGGTAGTCGGCAGCAGGCTTTGATAAGCTTGCACAGGACAGACCCACACCCTGTACAAGAACATCCTGTAGATGAGCACCTGCATGGACAAAATGTTATTGAGACTGTTTTCAGGACAAGGCCATTGCCCCATATtaacagaataataaaaatatagaaaGTACTTAATAAAAGCCTCATTAAGGGGCCACTGAACCTGCACGTGCCTACTATGGTTATACCACCAGCATTTGACTCACCCTCTGCCCGATACTCGGAGGTTTTCTGTTTGATGTCCTCAATCAAGAGAGCGGTGTCTCTGCAGCGGGCTTCGCTGCTCTGAGCTATCTGATACAGAACATCCACGGTCCTCATGTTGACTTCAAACTGCGGCACCGGCTGATCTGCAAACACTGCGCTGAGCCAGCTGTTCACCTGAGGAGCGGGGGGAAACTAGCATGAAGCAACGAGCATCAACAGCTGCAACGTCTTTTAGCAAAACAATGGACATTACCTTCTTAATCTTCTCACACATGATGAAGCGCCGCGGAAGCAAACAAACCCAAATAGGCTTGTTCAGCTCCAAAATAAAACGACACCAATGTTTACTCAATTTCTAAACACGTTTCCCGCCCCTACATTTATTCTGATAACTTCCTGGTTAGTAGCCAATGAAAACTCGGCGTAAGGTTCACGTCTATGTttgaatgtttacatttataaatacaattaaaacaaaattTAGATATTGAGTAAGATACATATAAACAACGCGGTAAATACTAAGTGTAGTGTATTATCAATGTTTATCCAACAACATAAAAAGAGTATCCGGTTTAAGATTTACAGACAACTTTCAGGTCAAGATAGTTAAGGTAGCTGTATAGCTGTTGGTGGTGCTGCTTACGTGTGGCTCACGATTGTATTAAGGTATCATATTTACAGTGAAAAGTACATAGTAGAGTAGTAGAGTAGAATAAGATAAACTACACGTactgggttttttttaaatgtacacATTTATTTCAAGCTATTTTGGTTACAGATTGTTCATAAGtattaaatcaaaataaatgCTGTAGACTATTGGCTTGTGTACACAAATGTCTCTGCTTATGTTTCAGACTGATTGcgataatatatttaaaaaaataaaacattcccAGACAACCGTAAGCAAAAAAGGAAACCAAGCAGACAAATGCGGAAGTACACCAGCGTTACTATCTCGCGTGGTAGACTACTCACTGATCTTCGAGGTATTGAAAACCAGCCGCCAAACTTCGAAGCATTTCGTTTTGGAAACGCTGCAAAAATGGCGTCCAAACAGAAGTTAATAAAACGCCAACAGAACAAGCTAAATACCACGAAGTTAAACATTACGTTTGAGCCTTCTAGTATAGACTCCACATTGGTTGAAGAGAAGCTGTTTGGTCAAGTAGAGGACGAGGCCAGCGACGACGGACCCGTGGTGTTTATCTGCGGAAAGTGCAAACTGCCAGTGGGAGACTCGATGTCCTGGGATGGAAGTGAAGACGGACTCAACCAGATAAGACTTAAGCGTGAGTCCGCAGATAAAGtagtaaagaaataaaatattcaacTAGACGTAATGGAAGCTGTTGGTTGGTAGCATGGTTATACTTCACTACAGTAGGTTGATGGTGTGTGTTGCTTTCAGGTGTCACAGAAAACGTCGTCGTTGGAAAAGAGAATCGACTCTACGAAGCAGATCAAAAGTCCGCCTGGTATGTCAGTGAGtggctgcagctacagctcATCCTTTACTATTAGGCTCAAGATTCAAAAACTTTATTACACCCAGAGGGAACACACACTcgcatctaattactagctaaagttttattatacatgttattgcccagatgaagatcaacccttacagacagtggaggagttgtacaggccgATGGCCAGCGggaggaaggatctccggtgttgttctgtggagcacctaatactgatcagcctcctctgtccagccagcacactgtgtagggggtagCAGAGCAATAGCAGAGTCAccagagaacttctggagatgacaggactctgagttgtacctgaagtctgaggtgtacagggtgaagcGGGAGGGAGACAGGACTTTCCCCTGGaggtggatgagccctgtgggtggTGTTTGTTTAtgggcccaacctggaatctgttaaagaagggATTAAGTTCGTTGACTTCTCggccacctggctgctggacttgtagccagtgacggtcctcatgcccctccacactttcctggtgttgttgttctgaagtctgtgttccaggttcctcctgtaagcctccttcccctccttgattttgagtgacagctctctctggacactACTAGCCGCCTCCCTGTCTCCGGACCcgaatgctttcttcttttcattcagggtggctttgaTGTCACAAGTGACCCATGGCTTATTGTTAGGAAAGCAGCAAAAAGTTGGTTGTATATTCCAACTTCTTTTAATGTTGGTACAGGACTCCTTAATGTTGGTGAAGCCAATGCTCCATTGATGAATCTACTGCttcctttttatttgtgtgaTCCTTGAATTCGTCTTTTTTGGTGCCACTCAGGCTGAACCTCACTCTTTCTTTCCCCATTTACCTCCACAGTCTAATCATGGATGTCTTCTGTCGAGGCTGCCAAACCGTGCTGGGCATGGTGTATGTATCCACCCCAAAAAACATGGACCACAAGCGATTTGCGTTCTGTTTCAACGTAGCGGACATTGACAGGTATGTTCACAGTCTGAAACGGGAAATATGTTGTGATAACAACTAGTTCCCCCGTTGCCGCACCTCCCACATCTTTGCAATATGGCATTAGGTTCAACCGTATGTGCAGACTTATAGCATTGCTGTACCTGCAGTGAGCGTCCCAGCCTTAAACGGTGAATGTTTTTCAGCTATGTACTTGGCTCAGCGAGCCAGATGTTGGCAGCAGAGGGCCCCAAAGAGCAGCCGGTCACGCTGGAGTACCGAGGCGTTGTtcaacagcagctgtcagaggTAAATTATTGCCACTGCTTCTCTTTGTTTGCTGATCTGATGTTGCCCTGCTCTGAGACGAGGTGTTTCATCTGCTGCACAGTGAGTCCGCTTCAGATCGCGTCCAGTGTGTAGCCGTCCAAGCACATGTTGAGTTTCATCCTTTTAAACTGTTTTGATGTGTAAAAATATTTGGAATAAATGAAAtgccagctccagcaggagcaCATGCTCTCTCTGTTTATCCTGCTGACTGTAAACTTCTCTTTGCTTACAGGCAGTTTGTTATTGATTGTCTATGCACTTGTACTAATGATGACATCAACTTGGTTCTGGGAAGCTCTTGCTGCTGTGACGGGTAGACTGTTGTATCAGACATTACCTCATCACTTCACGCTGCCCCCTGTGAATACATGTGGTATTCTTCCTATTCTAGTTAGATTAAAGCATTTGCCTTTGGAGTCATGTTGAATGTTGGTATTTACAGTTAATGCATTTCTACATATGCATTTAAtaatttttccttttaaatgtctttctgttttgctgAGGCTCAATAGACTTAGTAATATAAAAATGTAGAGGATATCGACATTTCTAACAGGAGCGCTGTAGGAATTGGCAAAGTTATTCTGAATAATCCTTTGTTTAAAACACATCTTATAATAGTACAAACTGTCCAGTAGGTGGCGATGGCAGGCAGGAGTACCTGCCagtcctcccacagtctggCACCGGGGACAATAGCAGCGCTTGGAAGCATGTTGAGGAATCTTTTGTTGGAAGGAAAACATGTTTTGCTCATGAAGTGTCTTTGTCAGTGAGGCCGAACGCACAACTGCTATTCGGCCCTCGACTGTGGCCTGCGAACTGCTGCAGGTGACATCTGGGCCTGTGCGCTGAGATGTTATCTAAGCAACGATACCCTTAAACAGGTTCTACTGCCTGACAGAACAGAAGGCAATAACAGCTACACGTGAGCAACAAAGCGCTGCATGTGCCTTCAAGTCCTCACGTACATTCGTACATATGCGTGAGTTCACACCAGCTGCCTTGGCATTATTGTGTCTGCGACTTGTTCAGTCACTTTGGGTGAATTATTGCCTCCTCTCACCCGCTCTACATTTATGACCCATAAAACAAATACACGTCTGACTTAATCAGTCTTTGAGTTTATCTCACACAATGAAGCCAGTGTCACTGCTTTAATAATGATTCTATAGTGTGCGGTGGAGACGGCTGCCTCAGGGCACTGTTTAATGAAATGAGTTCCCTTTGGTTAATATAGGTTACTACTTAAATCCACCGTCGCCGACCTTGTTTGTTCTCAGTGGGATTTGGCTGGAGATGAATCTGGCTGTGGTTGCACACTTAATTAATTGTATGCGGTTTCATAGCCACAGTTTATTGTTAGCTGTGCTGTAACAAGTTTATAATAACCTTTGGGTGATTCGAGTACAACCAGTGCTGTCGGCGTCTGCTGATATACGGCTTTTATTTCAGGCCTCTGCCGTCATTTTAATGCCACATGATCAGTATTCCTATTGATTTTTAGAAAAGGAAAACTCAGCAGTCATTTCTGCAGGTGTTTAAATTATTTGTTGACCAAGTTCCACCCTTTCATTGTGAAGCTTTGCTCTTTTGCTTACCTTTTTATTGGGTTTTGTTTGGTTGAGGCTATTTTAGAACTTTAtcgaggaaaaaaaacccttctTAATTCTGCAACTTTCCTCTCAGGACCCCACCCGTGTCCTACATTCGTTCCTCTGTCCTTAGCTATTCTGTCCTGTATGATCCGATGCCACCACAGTTAATgtattctgtctgtctgtctgtctgtctgtctgtctgtctgactcgtAGACACTTGTTTGGGTGTTTCATCTTATACCCTCACTGACctgcctcacccctcccctccccttcccGGCCACCTCCCCTCTGGCTTTGTCACTCTCCCTCACTGTCGCTGTTCCCCCTTTTTCCAATTATCTTccactcctccctcctttcttctccactgcctcctgcTGTTCCCCTCTTTCCCCACCTGTCCAATTCTCTCCTTCGCTTCCTCCCTTTGCTGACTCGCATCCACGCATTCCCATGCGCTCATATTAAATTTTCTTCCACTCTGCCTCTACTGTTCATCTCCACACCTCCCACCTGCACCTCCTGATATTGTACCTGTTCTCGTCCACTCTTGCCAGATGAAGATGTTCGTTTTGTCCATGGCAAAAACGATGGAGAAGATCGAAGCGACGCTTCGGGAGGAATGTGATGACGTGTGACAGTGATGGATGTCAACTTGCTGGCTGGTGTTCAGTCCAGGTGTTCAACGTGAGGATTTAATATTATCCCTCCTCCTTTTACATTACAGTTCCCTCGTTTCAGTTCCATCCCAACGACCTTCTTCCAGTGCCTCGCTTTGTCCTAGCTTCACCTTGTGCACGAACACCTAGACTCTCGCGCACACGCAGCTCCCTCTCCGCTATGTCCTGATTACCGATGGCGAAACAAAGACTGCCGGCACATGTGATCAATCATGTTGTCAGCTGCGCCGCTGTGGTTCACGGCACCTTCTCGCTTGTGCCTGGGCAGAGTGAATCTGGGCTGAGAGCAGAATGTTTATTCGTGCAGGATTTCATCAAGCATGCTGCATACTCAGCACAATGTGTATCGATCAGGCTGTTTTCTGTGCTCTTTGTTCTGTTCTCAAGCCTTCACTGAACAGCAAATTATCTTAAAATACCAACAAACCCTTCAGAATGAAATGTGTCACagtgaaattattaaataattattcaattaataatttactttatatttaaaacagtATTTCATTATTGACTCATCGTTTGTTCACAGTTGcctatttttgttttgtgactAATAAAATATTCCCCTCTTTCCATAGACTACTCTAGAAATGAGTTGTTTTAGTATTGTCAGTTTTACATCAGCATTAAAAACAGTCAataacagctttaaattcaggATAATGTTTGTAAATGTCTCTGTTTCTTGGAATATGTGTTTGCGATTGTACTACTCCCACCCCTGTTTTCTCGAATAATCTGGTCCTTTAAGAGATCAACTGCAAGTTTGAGCTTTCTGGAGTTGCGGACGTATTAACGGGGTTGTTTATTTACCAGCTGACCCTAAATGTGCCTGGCAACACCTTCGATCAAGGCGGGAAAGCTGCTACACGCTGTAGCGCTTGCCCTCCCTCACCCACGAGGTTTCATCAGCCtcacagcacaacaacagctaGCAACGGCCAACCAGCACGCTGTATCCAAGGGCAGGTTGCGATGGCAACTGGGAGCACGTGCTATGCTGGGCGCCTGTTGCTACCGCGTCACCGCGTTCACCACCGGAGGAACAGCCAGCCATCGCGCTGGTCGGCGTGCCTGTCAACAAACACCACCCCGTCCCCCCCACCCCTGCTCACACTCAGACGCTTACGCAGGGGAGGGGTCCTGAATGAAGACCCCCACCCTAATCTCTGTGTGATGTTGTGATGTTTTTCTCTCGGCTAGCcccaccctctccctcccccttctctctggttctcccctccctcagatgctcggggaaaaaaaatcaaaacaacaacaaacaagcagcgtgtttgttgtttgtggtggTGGGTGTTGTTGTCTTTATCGGTCCTCTCTCGCCTCCGCACATGCTGCAGCGGGCAGGTGGTGCAAGCCAATCAGCTGGCCTGTTGATTGTCCAGATGCGGCTGTTGCGCCCCGCTCCATCTCACTTCGGGGGAATATGTCCCGGTTGTTAACAGCCAGCTTTTTAATTTCAGAAGGAAAATCTACGCATTAAGCCGTCGCGACTGAGTGAATGAGATGCTTAGGCTGTTTTATACATAGACGTGCTGTTGCTGGATGCGTTGCACTACTAAGTGCAATTATTGCACGACTTTCACCTCACTCACCCCTTAAGCTTTAACCAATCGTTACCACCCAAACCAAAGCCGACACACAAACCCGCGCGCGCACGCATGTCAGCGCGTCTACACACATTCTACAAGCACTCAGGGACAAAGGATGAATAATGCAGAGGTAGTGTCTGAGTGAAAGTCGCCTCCCCTCTTTCCCTCCTTTTCACCTTCCCTAAGCAATAAGGAAGCAATGTTGCCATGGAGGCAATGAAGCCTCGGCTCGCTGTCAGCCAATTACAGCCGTCCCTGAGTGAAACAGTGGACCAATGGCGGCTCggactgttgttgctgttgccaCAGACACGAGCATCCTATTGGCTGAAGCCTGCTCTTTGATTGAATTTTTGATCTTGTTTTTGAGGGGAGAAAATATCTCAAGGAGTGCCACCTGTGTGCCAACTTGCTAAATATTTTTCTCTGAAACGCAATGGATTATTTGTGAGcggatgtttctgttttctgagcATAAAAGCATCCGAATGTTGGCGCGGTCTGTGATTCTGTAGTAAAGTGAGCAGTGTGTCTTTTGTACAGTGGATAGATTCAGAGGTGTCTTTGTCCcgttgtaaaataaaaatgacggCCTGCTTCATTTCACTCATTCGTCTGTGTAATTGCGTTCATGTTCTGTTATCCACTGGTGGAGGAACCACACCCCACCAGTTGCTCATGGTTTATGACCAATTCCCAGTTTAGCACTTAAATTGTTTTCTTTAAATCTTGTCTGCTGTCCAGCGTTTATTACCAGTGGTTTATTGAACTGGTTTATGGGGGGTTTCtttatgtttatgtgtttttttgttcaaGTGTTTGTATTATGCTTTGGTGCAAATAGCATTAAACTTATGTTATATTTTGTAATATAATCTATTATAATAAAAGCAAAACTTtgttttgatctttttttcttttcactacCTTTTCTCGTGCAGTTGGTTGTTTGACATACGCTTGAACAAAATCTCCTTTGAGATCTAAAGTCATTAGAAAAGTCTAGCCTCATCCTCGTCTCTGAATCGCTCAGACTAGACAGAAGGTCAATTAGTAAACCTGCTCATCTGGAGGTTAGATTTCCCAGATTAACCTCAGGAACCAGTCACAATAGGTAAACCTGGGGTCGCGAACACTTATGACATTTAGCATCAATttcatattatttatttaaagcatgTCTTTAATTGACAGTCTTGTCATTAATCTCCTAATCACCTTCATCTGTGAGTGATCGAGTAGGACGGACGGCCTGTCAGTGACGCGTCTGATGGTGTAACCTAAATCCCCTATGAGTGCTCAAAGCCTCCTACTTCATTAGaaacatctgcttgtttatttaCGCCCACGTCTCTGTGCAGCGTCTGCCAGGTAGTCTCTCACTTCCCTCCACCTGTCCTCCGcatgtgtgagagctgctgagGAAGGCAGTGCAGGCTGAAGCAGGGCGCTCGGGTCGTCTGCGTGTCGCCCGTCACTGTTTAGCAGGTTAACTGTGTGTTTGCCCCATCGTGGGCTTGGCCCATTGCTACTGACACCCTGGTGTGAATAGTTTTGTGCGTGGAGTCGGGGGCTGAAAACAGGATTAGTGTCATCAGGATCTAAGCCTGAACAGATTGACAGTAATAAAGTCCGAGACACTAACTGGTCAATTTGGTCTCACATTAAAAGTGTGTAAGTTAACAACAGTTAATAatctttaaacatttattttatcaaCATTCAAATAAACATTATCATGTAAAAGGCATTTAAAGGTGCGCTGAGATCTATGATGTTACTTTAAGTAAATAATTTTTGATTTTAAGTCCTTTTCAAAATTTTGATTGCTggtaatttaaattttttttatattcagatTATTTTGACTAATGTGACTACTTTCTTAAATGCTATTATTTAAAACAATTCTGGACTAAGTTGAGTTCTTTTAAAAATTTCTGAGTCTTTTAAACAAGTCTGTGGAAATAAAAAGTCCTAGAAGTCCCAGAACCTTGACTCAAGTACTCCAGCGCTACACCATCACTTGGGTTTCAGGCGTTATTTTGTGTCTTCACTTCCAAAACTGAGCCATTTTTATGCTTTTGTGGTTTAAATGC
This Betta splendens chromosome 14, fBetSpl5.4, whole genome shotgun sequence DNA region includes the following protein-coding sequences:
- the haus1 gene encoding HAUS augmin-like complex subunit 1, with protein sequence MCEKIKKVNSWLSAVFADQPVPQFEVNMRTVDVLYQIAQSSEARCRDTALLIEDIKQKTSEYRAEGAHLQDVLVQGVGLSCASLSKPAADYLSALVDNAMVLGVRETSLGCFMPAVNSLTNELLEAEKSNRKLERELRALRKRLGATLVLRSNLQEDINKTVKCQAVESAKAEERLLNMDFVKAKAKELRVRRERAEAQLVARNMDKSITHQAVVQLSKDVNALKQEIIPLKKKLEPYMDLSPSPSLAQVKIEEAKRELAALDSKLEMNVDFK
- the mis18a gene encoding protein Mis18-alpha isoform X2, which translates into the protein MRKYTSVTISRGRLLTDLRGIENQPPNFEAFRFGNAAKMASKQKLIKRQQNKLNTTKLNITFEPSSIDSTLVEEKLFGQVEDEASDDGPVVFICGKCKLPVGDSMSWDGSEDGLNQIRLKRVTENVVVGKENRLYEADQKSACLIMDVFCRGCQTVLGMVYVSTPKNMDHKRFAFCFNVADIDSYVLGSASQMLAAEGPKEQPVTLEYRGVVQQQLSE
- the mis18a gene encoding protein Mis18-alpha isoform X1 — translated: MRKYTSVTISRGRLLTDLRGIENQPPNFEAFRFGNAAKMASKQKLIKRQQNKLNTTKLNITFEPSSIDSTLVEEKLFGQVEDEASDDGPVVFICGKCKLPVGDSMSWDGSEDGLNQIRLKRVTENVVVGKENRLYEADQKSACLIMDVFCRGCQTVLGMVYVSTPKNMDHKRFAFCFNVADIDSYVLGSASQMLAAEGPKEQPVTLEYRGVVQQQLSEMKMFVLSMAKTMEKIEATLREECDDV